Proteins encoded in a region of the Planococcus citri chromosome 1, ihPlaCitr1.1, whole genome shotgun sequence genome:
- the Tbce gene encoding tubulin-specific chaperone E has protein sequence MSVGDRIVYGEKRGTIRFIGEVPPFAGTWFGIDWDCPNDGKHDGTYKGVRYFSATYPKSGSFVKSTDVNFGYKFVDALKEQYDYDVDKARKEYENSMKDFDVAVFDFVNLEKVKLLQGPLNSLQVVNLAAYNICGPGDPNEIEEACPNIVDLDLSNNLITSWEAIAIIGRQLKKLKSLSLNDSRLQIPEDPKQYSDAFTKLLHLFLCRTVYSWNDILNLASMWPQIETLKVPFCNIDVLEAPPQILFHNLKHLDIQGNKIYKWSEICKLGHLPRLEILNACDTGITEIIIPPEERLFLKLQTLYVSENYIKNYVDIIDLNNLPALKDLRINKNPLTTSDKFLSYREKIIARIGNLKILNGREIQPDERRSAEYDYLREFAKDWFCSKNDEKEKAKFLFENPRYPLLVQKYGPAEVPTEIDPSLKGHLISINLVYVTEDGAKEIIKKRVHLSLAVYKLIAIAKRAFNIDTESPNLVRISSKNPAIKVEMSDQLKSMNIYAVEDGDTIYINC, from the exons ATGAGCGTCGGTGATCGGATTGTTTATGGGGAGAAAAGAGGAACCATCCGTTTTATCGGCGAAGTACCTCCTTTCGCTGGCACGTGGTTTGGTATCGATTGGGATTGTCCGAACGATGGGAAACATGATGGAACCTATAAAGGTGTACGATACTTTAGCGCAAC GTATCCTAAATCCGGTTCATTTGTAAAATCAACGGATGTTAATTTTGGATACAAATTTGTCGATGCCCTCAAGGAACAGTACGATTACGATGTTGATAAAGCTAGAAAAGAATATGAAAATAGTATGAAGGACTTCGACGTGGCTGTGTTTGATTTtgtgaatttagaaaaagttaAATTATTGCAAGG ACCTTTGAATTCATTACAAGTGGTTAATTTGGCAGCTTATAATATTTGTGGTCCTGGAGATCCTAACGAAATTGAAGAAGCGTGTCCAAACATCGTTGATTTAGATCTATCAAATAATTTGATTACCTCATGGGAAGCGATAGCCATCATTGGaagacaattgaaaaaattgaaatcattaagtctaaa CGATAGCCGATTACAAATTCCTGAAGATCCGAAACAATACAGCGACGCATTTACTAAATTATTGCATTTATTTCTTTGTCGAACTGTTTATTCTTGGAACGATATATTAAATTTGGCATCGATGTGGCCTCAAATTGAAACGCTAAAA GTGCCTTTTTGTAACATAGATGTACTAGAAGCACCACCTCAAAtattatttcacaatttgaaacATTTAGATATTCAAgggaataaaatttacaaatggtCTGAAATATGTAAATTGGGACATTTACCGAG gttggaaattttgaacgCCTGTGATACTGGAATCACCGAAATAATTATTCCACCCGAAGAaagattgtttttgaaattacaaacactttacgtttcagaaaattatattaaaaat TACGTCGATATCATTGACCTGAATAATTTGCCAGCGTTAAAAGATTTAAGAATCAATAAAAATCCGCTCACCACCAGcgataaatttttatcatacaGAGAGAAAATTATCGCTCGAATTGGAAACCTCaag ATCTTAAACGGACGTGAAATACAGCCAGATGAAAGACGCAGCGCAGAATACGATTATCTCAGAGAATTCGCCAAGGATTGGTTTTGCagcaaaaatgacgaaaaagaaaaagctaaatttttattcgaaaatccTCGATACCCGTTACTAGTTCAAA AATACGGACCTGCTGAAGTTCCTACTGAAATCGATCCATCCCTAAAAGGACATTTAATTTCTATAAATCTCGTCTACGTGACCGAAGATGGTGCTAAAGAGATAATTAAGAAACGAGTTCATCTATCTCTCGCGGTGTATAAATTAATCGCCATAGCCAAACGTGCTTTCAATATAGATACCGAGTCGCCCAACTTAGTTCGTATTTCTTCCAAA aaccCAGCTATTAAAGTTGAAATGTCCGATCAATTAAAATCGATGAATATTTACGCCGTTGAAGATGGTGATACCATTTACATTAATTGTTAA
- the LOC135834306 gene encoding p53 and DNA damage-regulated protein 1-like produces the protein MDNKEKKQLQHLFEVEKKAEQILVDKNDSVSLDMRRNWDRESLRALDKLRDGQKVWTIFGPNITKLTKEKAKEILEQDMVDANIEINKLRSDMKVKVNELRDLEYQEKYTGFSLNALTNKELSAMKQVWNERS, from the coding sequence ATGGATaacaaagagaaaaaacaacTGCAGCATTTATTCgaggtggaaaaaaaagcagaacagATATTAGTCGATAAAAACGATTCGGTCAGTTTGGATATGAGAAGGAACTGGGATCGAGAGAGTTTACGAGCATTGGATAAATTACGAGATGGGCAGAAAGTATGGACTATTTTTGGACCTAATATAACCAAGTTGACGAAGGAAAAGGCCAAAGAGATACTCGAACAAGATATGGTCGATGCTAATatcgaaattaataaattaagaAGCGATATGAAAGTAAAAGTTAATGAACTCAGGGATTTGgaatatcaagaaaaatacACCGGATTTTCATTAAACGCTCTAACTAATAAAGAATTATCAGCTATGAAACAAGTATGGAATGAAAGATCCTAG
- the LOC135850068 gene encoding single-stranded DNA-binding protein, mitochondrial-like — protein sequence MNTIARKLFGGRCGVSKNIARFYSDEGKYEKSINTVTLLGRVGGEAQKKGTELHPLVTFSLATHINYKSDSGTFNQKTDWHRICVFKPNLRDNVLNYMKKGQRVYVSGKIMYGEIRDESGGVRSTTSILADDVIFFQR from the exons ATGAATACG ATCGCAAGAAAATTATTTGGAGGCCGCTGtggtgtttcaaaaaatattgctcGTTTCTACAGCGACgaaggaaaatatgaaaaat CCATAAACACAGTTACGTTGCTTGGTAGAGTCGGTGGTGAGGCTCAGAAAAAAGGTACCGAATTACACCCTCTAGTCACATTTTCACTCGCCACTCACATCAACTACAAATCTGATTCGG GtactttcaatcaaaaaacGGACTGGCATAGGATTTGCGTTTTTAAACCTAATTTGAGAGACAATGTCTTGAATTACATGAAAAAAGGACAACGAGTATACGTGAGTGGTAAAATAATGTACGGCGAAATTAGAGACGAATCGGGCGGTGTTCGATCAACTACTTCGATTCTCGCCGATGATGTGATATTTTTCCAACGTTGA